The sequence AAAAAGGGAAGCCCCAAATTTTATTTCCTCCTCTGCCTgaacccgccgccgccgctgctgaggAACCGGCGAGTGGCCGTCGTTCTAAGCTTCATGTTCGGTTGAGGGCGCCGCCCCTCTCATCCGATTCACCTTCCTCAGTCTCGACGAAGCAACCCAACCGAGCCCTAGGTTCCTTCGGCTCAAGCGACATCGCCGCCACTGCCTGGGCTCGATCGCGCTTCAGAAATTCCGGCGGAGTCGACGCCGCTCTTCGGCTTTGCCTGAAAACTGGCGTCCCTCCTCCCACTTCACAGATGCGAGGTAGAAAGGaggtgagccctaatttcctGGATCAGAAATCGCCTCCACCGCCGTCACCGGAAAACCAGCGAGCGAGGTTGCTTCTGTCGCCATTCTGAGGTCCGGCGAGGTCGGCTCCCTCCGTAGCTGTCGGTGCTGGGTGAAGGCACCGCGAACCGCTGTCGTTGCTCTTCCGGGCGATGGTGAGGCAGACGCAATTTCAGGATACACAACTCAAAAGAATTGAGCCCTAGCTTCTCTTTCCACAAGGCGTCGCCGCTCTGTGATTCGGCGAGAGCCTCACCGTCGTCGTCGCCGGGTTCTCCCCTGATCTCGCCCGACAAGCAGCATAGCTCTGCCTCCGCCGATGCTCCTCGGTTCGGCGAAACAGGGCAACCTCCCCTCCTTAATGAAAGCTAAGTTCATTCTTAATACTCTATTGTGAACGAAACTCAAAGTTTGTTGTAAACCCAGTTCATGTTTCTATTGAGTTCTAGCATTTCTATAATTCGATTATGCAGTGGGTAAAACTAGCCATAGTAGTTTGTTTATCATGCTTAAGTGTAGAGTATGTATGATGGGAAAGTAGTATATGGAGCTCAATGAATACCTTGAATGCTTTGCGAATGTTTGGTGCATGgttggctgctgctgttgttgaatCCAGAGGATAGGAACTGAAATAAACTGTGGATTGCTTTCATTCTGAATGCAGGTTGAAAATTCAAGAAGGAAGTTTGCAGCTGAATTGTTACAGGCGTGAATTTGGTAGTTATACATGAGTATCTAGTCATCTATGCCATGTGAAAGCCTTGAGAGAGAATAGGTAGAGTTGCGGCTGATTGACagcttctctcatttttctctcCCGCATGCTTGTAGGTATGTAGCTGTAGTGTTTTGTGATAGTGATAGGTTTTGATTGTAAGTAGGGAATAGTGGTGATGTAAATAATTCTCTTAAGTCATTGTGTAAAGCTATATCtgcaaatctaatttttttgtaTCATTGCATATCTATAAAATCGATTCTAGGTTTTGCTGAATAACTATGCTTCGATATAAcatctctacgaattaaataactaatttaactcgttctcaTTAGTCTGAACCAAATCACGACTTTCAAGTaactaatagaaataaaatctctatcgcatataaaataacaactttaagttgactttgctaagtcagttatagatttgaaaatataaattattaactgGCTCAATAATTTATATCCCGATTCTCTCACGCGAAGCTAACAAGcataactaaaataataataggcaaagaatacatataatttataatcctagttgaattctaaatataaataattattggacttttcaattactgaaagatgcaataataattatcgaTTTACTggtcttaatcataaataaaagagcgggctactacagagACAGACAAAAAAGAATTATTTGATATTGATggaagatttttattttgacCACCTTATAATTTAAAGTTACAATTCTTTTGAAACTACCGATTTCAAATCAAAAGGTGAAAGAGGcatttttttgctttttatttaataaattggTACATTTGCCCGTGCGATACACGACGAACatagttttgcatcaaaattaaacgatgtagtgtgtgtatcggttaagcaattaggggttaatgtctaaaatcgaaggtcttgggttcgagcccctgtggcgcggcctttaaatttctttatttaatcatgttaatttatcaaaaataaataaattaaatgatgtatcaaataaataaaaaaataaatactaaatatagttagaatataagtaaatgtaaattattttttcttaaaaaataaaataatctacatcaattactcagtaaagatccttaattttattttataattttgaaaagtatcatttttaattttccatctatttgatggaaaactttattttcttccttaaaattatagaataaacacatcattcaaattaaataaaaagaataaataaataaaaaagagttttcacatcacaatatatatttttaaaacataagctaatcatggataaaattatttttttctaagttagctcattacctatgtcatcttattagaaaagcttcaattgataagtaggaaattaaataaattatattattagaatactaataaaagagttgaataattatttgataccaaatcaaagatcttgcactcatctttaatttaagatatatatagaatattttttataaataaaatttgattttttaaaaaaatcatcaaaatataaaaaagagaatatgagagagagagagagaatgcatatgatgaaagagaggagagaggagagagaaaatatatgggaTATATGATTTGTTGAGTTTTGTAAATACTtttgattgattctttaattacaattttgcccAAACTGTGTTTtgatataataaatagataatgAGATTTTGAATAAGTCAAAAGATATGTGAGTGCCATTAggtatatatttgaaaaattacaataaaacgGCTAGAAAATTTATATTCTTATGATGTAGGATAAATGTGATCCTTTATCGCCTTTCTTGTTTCTCTTTTGCGCAGAAGCTCTTTCCGGCCTTCTTCGGCAGGCTGTAACACGCCAGTTAATTCATGGTGCTCGCATTTGCCGTACTGCACCCCATATTAGCCATCTTCTCTTTGCCGATGATTGTATCATTTTTGGGAGGGCAAACTCCACTGAAATTGGTGAGATTCGTGATATTCTCAGGCAATATGAGTCGGATTCTGGGCAGTTGGTAAATTTAGAGAAATCATCTATTTTCTTTAGTGGAGGTATCACGGTGGAAACAAAGCTTTTGTTAGCCAGGCAGATGGGTGTCCAATGTCAAGGCCAACTGGGGACCTACCTGGGGATTCCTAGCATAGTTGGAAGatcaaaaatagaaattttTCAGATGCTTGTGGATCGTAAGAGAAAAAAGTCAAAAGATTGGAAGCGTCGGTTTCTGTCAGGGGTTGGGAAAATGGTTCTCATAAAAGCAGTTATTTAATCTATCCCAACTTACATTATGAGTTGTTTTGTTATCCCGGATCAGATTTGCCAGCGACTTAATAGTGTGGCGGCTAGTTTCTTTTGGGGACAGAAAAATGACGAAAAAAGAATTCATTGGAAAAGTTGGAGAGCTCTTTGCATGTCTAAAGATGATGGTGGCCTTGGTTTCCGGGATATTAGGAGGTTTAACCAAGCTTTGCTTGCCAAGCAGGTTTGGCGCCTTACCCAGAATGAAGATTCACTTTTGGCCCGTTCTCTGAAAGCTCGGTATTTTCCGAGGTCTGATATTTTGCTTGCTGGTAAAACCCATACTCCTTCATATGCTTGGACTAGCTTAATGGTTGGCAAATAACTATTGGACGCGGGAGTTGCTTGGCGGTTGGGGGATGGAAATAGAATTCGGGTTGGCACCGACGCTTGGCTCCCTGATGGTAAAGGAAATTATCATACTGCTCATGTGCCACAAGGTTCGGAACGGGTTTTAGCTAGCTCGCTGCTGTTGGAAGAGGCTTATGTGTGGGATCCGGATCGCTTGGCTGAGCTTTTGCCTCTTTCAGAGATGTGGAAGGTTACTACGTCCCTTGTTTCGAATTCAACCTCTCAAGATAGGATTTTCTGGCCAGATGCGAAAGGTAATGGTTATTCTGTAAAGTCTGGCTATCGTTTGGCTGATTCAATCATCCGAAGGAATGAAGCTTCGTCCTCATCTAATAATGTTGATCTTTGGAGATGGATTTGGAGGTTAGATGTTATTCCTAAAGTGAAGCTCTTTCTTTGGAAATGCCTCTCGGGTGCGTTGCCGACCTCTTAGGGTTTGCGTGGACGCTCTACTGATGTGGACCCTTTATGTCGCAGATGTGGTGAAGCAGAGGAAACTACAGAGCATGTGATTATGGAATGCAAATGGGCTAGCTTCCTCTGGGCAGTTTCACCTTTGCAACTTCCTACCATTTTACCGGATGAGAGACGAAGCTTTTCTGATTGGCTTCAGGTTATCCGCAATCTCCCTCACAAAGAAATCCATAATACTTTTGCTAACATTGCCTGGACTATTTGGTTCTCTCGTAATATGTTGCTGTTTCAAGGAAAAGATATTTCGCATGTCGATTGTCTCCTGCTTGCTAAACGCGTTGTATGGACTAAGAGTATCAGCGATTCCTCTCCTCAGCTGCCCCCAACCAGCCTTGCTTGCTGTCATCCAAACCAAGTGAAAGTTTGGTGCGACGCGGCTCTTGATCCGAATTCTGGTCTGGGGTCTGGGGTGTTGCTTAAAGACTTTGCTGGTGCGATTATTGGATGCAGGTATGGCTTCATACATGGGATTTTTCTTCCAGTTGAGGCGGAAGCTATTGCGATTTCGGAGGGGATTGTCTTGTGTCAAGAACGGAGATGTGAAGATGTGATTTTAGAGACAGATTGCCAGTCCCTTTTCTGGTCGCTGAGGAAGCATGAGCATGATTTTTCGTACCTAGGTAAAACGTTGAAAGTCATACACACAGCTGCTCAAACTTTTCGAACCCATGCTTTCAGTTGGACGCCGCGTGAAGGAAATGCTATAGCGGATAAGTTAGCCAAATTTGCTTTATGTAATAGAGTTGCTAAAGTCTCGGTTGAGAGCCTCCCCCATGTTTAAACTCTGTTGGTCTTTAATCTTATTATCTGcttaccctaaaaaaaaaaagctacatatgaagttcaccattttaaaaatattttctccaataagattcaattaaatttaagacTAGAATATATTCTACTCAATTCGGTTCACTGCTCGACAAATAAAATTTAGAATATCAAATTAGGTCAcatcaaataaaataagattaacTATTGCCTTTTTCAACTAATCCTAGTCTTAAGTTCTTAACTGATTGTCACATAGAAAGAGGTCAAAAACAACCTCAAAACGAAAGTTGACTATTAAAGTGCAAATGTGTGAATTTTATTGGAAATGTAAATGggcccatttttattttataccaCTCGAAGCGTGAGGCCCACAAATATGGGCCCAAGCAATTTATTCAATTTAGATGTGGACCTACGGTAACATTTTTCGTCGATCTATTGATCGAAACAACCCAAAATTTTCaaactaatttttaaattatttttttaaatattttatttacatctTTTAAAaaagtagtatatatatatgccgTGATCTCAGCTATCTTAGTCAAAGATATAGCATGTGCTTAGATTTTGGAGGTATGCCTCCTTTTTGGGATAATTCCATTCTTTAAAGAATACGGATAATTCCAATTTAGTCCCTTTTGAAGAATTGATTGCCCCCCCATCCACTAATTGGTAGAAGTGggattttcttcattttttttgaaACGGGGTTTTCTTCATTTCTAGACTGCATTTTCATATACTTatacctattatttattttatttaaggttATTAGTgtttaaatatataaactttgaaataatttaattttgcatatgaactttgaaatgaataaaaaaatgcataaacttttatattttaacaattttatcacaaattcaaattttatatattcGAACTTTATAAAAAATCTACGATTTAAAAGCTTAAAGATGTCTTCTTATACGATATtttttagagatgtcttatatgatatcattttttaaaataaccGATGAGTACATGTCAATATTTCAACTTGCCACGCcagctttaatttgagcaaaaattaaatttatgacAAAATTTTCTACAACATTAaggttcatgtatttttttacacctttcaaagttcatgtgctAAAAACCAAACTATCCCCAAAGTTGGTGTAATTACGCGCTAATAACCTTTTTATTTatagtataatattttaattttgaggAAATTTACAGTATAATATTAACCCATAGGAGGGTAGAGATTAAGCATATGTTGCATATGTAGCGacaattgattaaaatttttaGTTAAACTTTCATCAGAGCACacaaaaatatgacataaaatcTTATATATGCAAGTTACTCCTCCAAACAATTGAGGATTATATTCGATAGCCTTCCTTTAACATTTCATGTTTACACGATTCTAAGTTTCTAACTTCTCGTTTTACCTTTCTCATTGGTTTTGTATAAACGTGTTAGGATAAATATTTCGTTGTCAAATGAATGTAGATTGAATACATACTTCTTTATCTAAactagaaaaatgaaaaaaaaggtaTGCTTCAAATGCGGATTTGTGAAACATGTCATTTTGAttcttatataattttaatatcgATACATCTATCTAATACGTCTATGCGGTCtccattaaaataaatgtgaaaTAGACGTATTTCTGTTTTTATCCAAGACTTAatgttaaataaatatattctcaATGTAGGAAGCTACAAAAATATGGAAATGAGAtctaaaaatataatatgaaaaCGAGGTCATTCTTTTCTTGTAAACTGGGTAACACGTACTATTTGGATATCTACCAACTCTTTCACTAAATCGCATAAAAGCTTAAATTAACAGTTAGCTTtaggtctttttctttttcttttcttaaagtGGCATGTTAGCCAAAAATAATTTCTCCATTCTAACCATTTAATAAGTATAATTTAGGTTTCGTATTTAAAAAATGTGATAATAATTTTACGTTTGATATGCTCATTAATATAATATCCAAAACAATTTAACGAAGGACATCAAATAATTTATCAGGCATAgtaaaacgaaaaaaaaaaaaaacaaattttacgACGAATTTCTAATTTTAGCAATAGAAAATTGTCAAATTTGTCACGATTTAGCATTTAGTTGTTCTTTTAGCCAACTAATGAAGTTGGAtaaatttaattgattttttaaagACTTGATGACATTCGATTATATACTACAATTAACTCATTTTTTCTACAACAAAAATTCTTTTActtgataattgaaaaaaaaaaaagaactttatagtttcacaaattgGCTAAAATAGTAACTATAATTGACTACTAAATCAACAATTTTTTATGCACCGATTGAAATAATAAGTTCACAAAAAAGGTCAAGCTAGATTTGGTTTACCCGTAAACCTTTTATAGTTATATACTCCCTCatatactccctcagtcccataaaaaaatattatcacatttctatttttgtctGTCTCATAAGAAAGTATTTATTTCATTTCGGGACATAGtcttattttcttcttttaactACAGACACTTACTTTTACATAATTTCATAATCAATTCAATCAAAGCTCCTCATTTTCATTCAACACATTATTTACTAACCTTTACTTAAAACTTATGTCATCTCATACGTGATAATCTTTTATTTTACTGATGGAGTATATGATAGAAATTGCATATAGAGTGTTATAGAATTAATAGAAAATATAGGGTATGGAAAAGTAATATTgacttactccctccgtcccactgtatgtgagaccttttttttgatacggaaattaagaaaaatgtattttatttatatgtgaaaaagtgaaaatgtgtttaaagggtaaaaaaATCTTtactaaaaaaggaaaaaatctTACTTACAGTGAGACGccttaaatagaaagagtctcaaaTACAGTGAAACATAGATAGTATTAGTTCTGCAGGTATTAAATGCTGGAAACTGAAACAAATAATGAGCAATTGCATCTGCATTCAAATTTTGCAGGtacaaaaattattatttaatgcaATTCATTCTCATCAAATAAATAAGAGTGGAGCCTAAcacacattaaaacacataaaAATTCATAACTACACATTCAAGATTCTCGAATCAAATAGCTGAACTGAAATAGTTTAAGTCATATTAGCAAAAAAGATCTGATAATAAGTGCAATTAGTCAACATTTACGACATGTTATAGCAGATAAATGCTTAGGCTATTCGACTTTCTAAAATAGTAACTTTAGAAGTAATTAAGTTGttttttcaaatataatatGTCCATTTAAATTTGGGATTAATCAAGTTGTAAACCGACAATATATGGATTGTTATTGGATAAAAATAAGAAGCTCAATGCTACTACTGGGGAGTCTGGGACATTGTAAATTTGTAAGCAAATATACGTGTAAAGTAATACTGAAATATGGCAATtattaaaaaacataaaaattacattatttatacatatttattcaaaaggttaattgcatataaattattgatatTTCAATAAatctcattatatatatatatatataaactttaaaatatttattaaaattattcaactttttttttttctatctcATTTTACATACTCACTTGTTTTTCATTATGATGACATGGTATAAATGTACTTTCTTGATATAAATATGCTTGCATGACATAAATATGAGTGTGTGAAAAAATAGAACCGACGTCTATTAAATAATTGGatggaaacgacgtcgtttcaagcCTAGAATTTGGGGGAAAGATGagcaaatatgcaaaatgaaaaaaattaatatagttgaataattttaataaagattttagaGTTTCCTACAAGGATGATGGGTAGCACCATTTGAGTCCGGGTACGGGCATGTGTACGTGTACATCACACTTGTCGAAATGAGCGCTTTGAGGTGCACTTTGTACTTCGTACGTGTGCACTGTCGTGAGGAGCATTGATGAGTCTAAAATTTTGGAAAAGTAACTCGCGCGCCAGACTCGGCTCAATGCAGTGTACATGTACGTGTGAGGTGGCAGAGGGGGACACGTGTGGCAACATGAGTTGCGCCACACGACGCATACGTGGCAGTAGTTGACGCACATGTGGCACACTTCTAATCTAGAGTCAAGAGACGCACCCGTTCAAATCCAATCGCATGCACATGTTTAGGGTTCAATCGAAAGCACCTGTTCGGGTTCAACCACCATCCACACCCCTTCGCGAGCAGGCATCTTTTAGCTACAAATAGGAGCCTCCAGGATGGTCAGAATCATTCATTCAGCATATTGaatctatttttatatttttcatatagttTGAGTCCTAGAGCAATGCTCAGTCCCAAATATCGTGAAATTCATCGGAACATCGAATCTGTAGCGTGCAACAGTTCGAGAACTGTTGTATCTTGAAGATAATTATCGTCGAACCGCGAGCACATATAACGATGCAATTTTATTTTACGAAGATAGTGTTcaacacgtatttattttattattataatttaattttccaTTGTATT comes from Salvia miltiorrhiza cultivar Shanhuang (shh) chromosome 3, IMPLAD_Smil_shh, whole genome shotgun sequence and encodes:
- the LOC131018740 gene encoding uncharacterized protein LOC131018740; translation: MKETQKGKPQILFPPLPEPAAAAAEEPASGRRSKLHVRLRAPPLSSDSPSSVSTKQPNRALGSFGSSDIAATAWARSRFRNSGGVDAALRLCLKTGVPPPTSQMRGRKEVSPNFLDQKSPPPPSPENQRARLKIQEGSLQLNCYRREFEALSGLLRQAVTRQLIHGARICRTAPHISHLLFADDCIIFGRANSTEIGEIRDILRQYESDSGQLVNLEKSSIFFSGGITVETKLLLARQMGVQCQGQLGTYLGIPSIVGRSKIEIFQMLVDRKRKKSKDWKRRFLSGVGKMICQRLNSVAASFFWGQKNDEKRIHWKSWRALCMSKDDGGLGFRDIRRFNQALLAKQVWRLTQNEDSLLARSLKARYFPRSDILLAGSERVLASSLLLEEAYVWDPDRLAELLPLSEMWKVTTSLVSNSTSQDRIFWPDAKGNGYSVKSGYRLADSIIRRNEASSSSNNVDLWRWIWRCGEAEETTEHVIMECKWASFLWAVSPLQLPTILPDERRSFSDWLQVIRNLPHKEIHNTFANIAWTIWFSRNMLLFQGKDISHVDCLLLAKRVVWTKSISDSSPQLPPTSLACCHPNQVKVWCDAALDPNSGLGSGVLLKDFAGAIIGCRYGFIHGIFLPVEAEAIAISEGIVLCQERRCEDVILETDCQSLFWSLRKHEHDFSYLGKTLKVIHTAAQTFRTHAFSWTPREGNAIADKLAKFALCNRVAKVSVESLPHV